A portion of the Jaculus jaculus isolate mJacJac1 chromosome 5, mJacJac1.mat.Y.cur, whole genome shotgun sequence genome contains these proteins:
- the Ccdc121 gene encoding coiled-coil domain-containing protein 121, whose protein sequence is MRLRSDCPQSTYLTILKEYFKPERLTKLENRVKERTTKALKKLDMLIQEARTHQEWLLQGSRQLQEEKLREEAENNSFLKYLSRKNDQCRKKHEELWRQYLHECEDLEQRRQALVCLYAQRTADLQAQLLQGRKTQSSLKQQLQAMRHISLVKESQEMKVQMLLKEKEKVKAEAVVKDREAHLQFLQQKALLDRQMSELDKLWLGGRNTGELNSKVEALKLTAKKAYSDFCREVSRENQELVKELWQLSQEYHKLEAIKLKLEKQIQQLKKEQWYLEALIRGRQRLAEECGDQLYL, encoded by the coding sequence ATGAGGCTCAGAAGTGACTGTCCACAGTCAACCTATCTTACTATTCTGAAGGAATATTTCAAGCCAGAGAGGCTAACCAAATTGGAGAACAGGGTAAAAGAGAGGACAACGAAGGCACTGAAAAAGCTGGACATGCTTATCCAGGAAGCGCGAACCCACCAGGAATGGCTGCTGCAGGGTAGCAGGCAACTCCAAGAAGAAAAGTTACGCGAGGAGGCTGAGAACAACTCCTTTTTGAAATACCTGAGCAGGAAAAACGATCAATGTAGAAAGAAACACGAAGAGCTGTGGAGGCagtatctccatgagtgtgaggaCTTGGAGCAGCGGAGACAAGCGTTGGTGTGCCTGTATGCCCAGCGAACGGCAGACCTTCAAGCACAGCTCTTGCAGGGCAGAAAGACCCAGTCCAGCCTGAAGCAGCAGTTACAGGCAATGAGGCATATTTCTTTAGTGAAGGAAAGTCAGGAAATGAAGGTACAGATGTTactgaaagagaaggagaaggtcaAAGCTGAGGCAGTTGTCAAGGACCGGGAGGCACACCTGCAGTTCCTGCAACAAAAGGCACTACTAGACAGACAAATGAGTGAACTAGATAAGCTATGGCTGGGAGGCAGAAACACAGGGGAACTTAACAGCAAGGTCGAGGCCTTGAAGTTGACAGCCAAGAAGGCTTATTCTGATTTTTGCCGTGAGGTCAGCAGAGAGAATCAGGAGCTAGTGAAGGAATTATGGCAGCTAAGTCAGGAATACCACAAGCTGGAGGCTATTAAACTGAAGTTAGAAAAGCAGATACAGCAGCTGAAGAAGGAGCAGTGGTATCTAGAAGCCTTAATCAGGGGGAGACAGCGACTGGCGGAAGAGTGTGGGGATCAATTGTACTTGTAA